One Mixta gaviniae genomic window carries:
- the wzxE gene encoding lipid III flippase WzxE, translating into MSLAKASVWTAASTLVKIVSGLVVVKLLAVSFGPEGVGQAGNFRQLITVLGVLAGAGIFNGVTKYVAQYQQQPPRLAAVTGTASAMVLGFSLLLAVIFLLAAAPISLALFGHDRYQDIIRIVAFLQIGIAWANLALAIMKGFRDALGNALSLMAGSVIGVIGYAVCYWLGGYRGALVGLAVVPALIVVPAMLLLIKRDHLPLRALLPRWHGDLAQQLAKFTLMALITSATLPIAWMMMRNLLAARYSWQEVGLWQGVTTISDAWLQFITATFSVWLLPTLARLNSKAEISREIFRTLRFVLPLVAAVGFCVWLLRDVAIWLLFSSQFHGMRDLFIWQLIGDVLKVGAYVFGYLVIAKASLRFYIAAELSQFILLTAFSRWLIPLAGATGAAQAYMATYIVYFALCLCAFLIYRRRV; encoded by the coding sequence ATGTCATTAGCAAAAGCCTCAGTGTGGACCGCCGCGTCCACACTGGTAAAAATTGTCTCCGGTTTAGTGGTGGTCAAGCTGCTGGCGGTAAGCTTCGGCCCGGAAGGCGTCGGGCAGGCAGGCAACTTTCGCCAGCTGATTACCGTGCTGGGCGTGCTGGCCGGCGCCGGCATTTTTAACGGCGTCACCAAATATGTCGCGCAGTATCAGCAACAGCCGCCGCGGCTGGCGGCGGTGACCGGCACCGCCTCTGCCATGGTACTGGGCTTCTCGCTGCTGCTGGCGGTGATTTTTCTGCTGGCCGCCGCGCCGATAAGCCTGGCGCTGTTCGGCCACGATCGCTATCAGGATATTATCCGCATCGTGGCGTTCTTGCAGATAGGCATCGCCTGGGCGAACCTGGCGCTGGCGATCATGAAAGGTTTCCGCGATGCGCTCGGCAATGCGCTGTCGCTGATGGCGGGCAGCGTTATCGGCGTTATCGGTTATGCGGTCTGCTACTGGCTGGGCGGCTATCGCGGGGCGCTGGTCGGCCTGGCGGTGGTGCCGGCGCTGATTGTTGTCCCGGCGATGCTGTTACTGATCAAGCGCGACCATCTGCCGCTACGGGCACTGCTGCCGCGCTGGCACGGCGATCTGGCCCAACAGCTGGCGAAATTCACCCTGATGGCGCTGATCACCTCCGCGACGCTGCCGATCGCCTGGATGATGATGCGTAACCTGCTGGCGGCGCGCTACAGCTGGCAAGAGGTGGGCTTATGGCAGGGCGTTACCACCATTTCCGACGCCTGGCTGCAGTTTATTACCGCCACCTTTAGCGTCTGGCTGTTGCCAACGCTCGCGCGGCTGAATTCAAAGGCGGAGATCTCGCGGGAGATCTTCCGTACGCTGCGCTTTGTGCTGCCGCTGGTGGCCGCCGTCGGCTTCTGCGTCTGGCTGCTGCGCGACGTGGCTATCTGGCTGCTCTTCTCCAGCCAGTTTCACGGCATGCGCGATCTGTTTATCTGGCAGCTGATCGGTGATGTATTGAAGGTCGGCGCCTACGTTTTCGGTTATCTGGTGATTGCGAAAGCGTCGCTGCGTTTTTATATTGCCGCCGAGCTGAGCCAGTTTATCTTGCTGACCGCCTTTTCTCGCTGGTTAATCCCGCTTGCGGGCGCAACCGGCGCGGCGCAGGCCTATATGGCTACTTATATTGTCTATTTCGCGCTCTGTTTATGCGCCTTTTTGATTTATCGCCGAAGAGTATGA
- the rffA gene encoding dTDP-4-amino-4,6-dideoxygalactose transaminase, whose translation MIPFNAPPVVGTELEYMQSAMQSGKLCGDGGFTRRCQQWMEQRFASKKVLLTPSCTASLEMAALLIDLQPGDEVIMPSYTFVSTANAFVLRGATIVFVDVRPDTMNIDETRIEAAITEKTRAIVPVHYAGVACEMDTIMVLAEKYRLYVIEDAAQGVMSTYKGKALGSIGHIGCFSFHETKNYTAGGEGGATLINDPALAERAEIIREKGTNRSQFFRGQVDKYTWRDIGSSYLMSDLQAAYLWAQLEAAARINDRRLHLWQRYYDALQPAAASGRIVLPVIPPACRHNAHMFWIKLRDADDRAALINWLKEAEILAVFHYIPLHSSPAGERFGRFDGEDRYTTAESERLLRLPLFYNLSENNQSTVINSLLSFFA comes from the coding sequence ATGATTCCATTTAACGCGCCACCGGTGGTGGGTACCGAACTTGAATATATGCAGTCCGCGATGCAAAGCGGCAAGCTGTGCGGCGATGGCGGTTTCACCCGTCGCTGCCAGCAGTGGATGGAGCAGCGTTTCGCCAGTAAAAAGGTGCTGCTGACCCCTTCCTGCACCGCATCGCTGGAGATGGCCGCGCTGCTGATCGATCTGCAGCCCGGCGATGAAGTGATTATGCCGAGCTACACCTTCGTCTCCACCGCCAACGCCTTTGTGCTGCGCGGCGCCACCATCGTGTTTGTCGATGTGCGGCCAGATACGATGAATATCGATGAAACGCGCATCGAAGCGGCGATCACTGAGAAAACGCGTGCTATTGTGCCGGTCCACTACGCGGGCGTCGCCTGCGAAATGGATACGATCATGGTGCTGGCGGAAAAATACCGGCTTTACGTGATTGAAGACGCGGCGCAGGGCGTGATGTCCACCTACAAAGGCAAGGCGTTAGGCAGCATCGGGCATATCGGCTGCTTCAGCTTTCATGAAACCAAAAACTACACCGCCGGCGGTGAAGGTGGCGCGACGCTGATTAACGATCCGGCGCTGGCGGAGCGTGCGGAAATTATCCGTGAAAAAGGCACCAACCGTAGCCAGTTCTTTCGCGGTCAGGTGGATAAATATACCTGGCGCGATATCGGCTCCAGCTACCTGATGTCCGATCTGCAGGCGGCCTATCTCTGGGCGCAGCTGGAGGCAGCCGCGCGTATCAACGATCGACGCCTGCATCTCTGGCAGCGCTATTACGATGCGCTACAGCCAGCGGCGGCCAGCGGGCGCATCGTGCTGCCCGTTATTCCGCCTGCGTGTCGGCACAATGCCCATATGTTCTGGATCAAGCTGCGCGACGCGGATGACCGCGCGGCGCTAATCAACTGGCTTAAAGAGGCAGAAATCCTGGCGGTATTCCACTACATTCCGCTGCACAGTTCCCCTGCCGGAGAGCGCTTTGGCCGCTTTGACGGTGAGGATCGCTACACCACCGCTGAAAGCGAACGCCTGCTGCGTCTGCCGCTGTTCTATAACCTCTCAGAGAACAACCAAAGCACCGTTATCAATTCTCTGCTGAGCTTCTTCGCCTGA
- the rffC gene encoding dTDP-4-amino-4,6-dideoxy-D-galactose acyltransferase, whose product MPVHASIKSLDWENQFFQRHSAQLVWDEAAVLDPAQLDAFDLVQAKVDSRETARLDALQQLGFRLVEGEADLQLAVAAAERQSGIRIARPEHIPALRTAAGAAFALSRFRAPWYPAHDSARFYAQWIENAVRGTFDNQCLIAQDEQGKLQGFVSLRETGDGAARIGLLATLPTAQGKGVGTRLMLAATDWCRARRLTRLHVATQLSNLAAMRLYTRCGAVIDSTAYWLYR is encoded by the coding sequence ATGCCCGTCCACGCCAGTATTAAATCCCTCGACTGGGAAAATCAGTTTTTTCAACGCCACAGCGCGCAGCTGGTGTGGGATGAGGCCGCCGTGCTGGATCCCGCGCAGCTGGATGCCTTTGATCTGGTGCAGGCGAAAGTCGACAGCCGGGAGACGGCGCGGCTGGATGCGCTGCAGCAGCTGGGCTTTCGCCTGGTGGAAGGCGAGGCAGATCTGCAGCTGGCGGTCGCGGCGGCGGAAAGACAGAGCGGCATCCGCATTGCGCGTCCGGAACATATCCCGGCGCTGCGCACCGCGGCGGGCGCGGCCTTCGCCCTGAGCCGATTCCGCGCGCCCTGGTATCCGGCGCACGACAGCGCGCGCTTCTATGCGCAGTGGATTGAAAACGCGGTGCGTGGCACCTTCGATAACCAATGCCTGATCGCGCAGGATGAGCAGGGCAAGCTGCAGGGCTTTGTATCGTTGCGCGAAACCGGCGACGGCGCCGCGCGCATCGGCCTGCTGGCGACGCTGCCGACGGCGCAGGGCAAAGGCGTCGGCACGCGGTTAATGCTGGCGGCGACGGACTGGTGCCGGGCGCGGCGCCTGACGCGACTGCATGTCGCCACGCAGCTCAGCAATCTGGCCGCGATGCGGCTCTATACTCGTTGCGGTGCCGTTATCGACAGCACCGCCTACTGGCTCTACAGGTAA
- the rfbA gene encoding glucose-1-phosphate thymidylyltransferase RfbA: MKGIILAGGSGTRLHPITRGISKQLLPIYDKPMIYYPLSVLMLAGIRDILIITTPDDMPHFQRLLGDGSEFGITLSYAAQPSPDGLAQAFIIGETFLNGEPSCLALGDNIWFGQGFSPKLRKVAARSQGATIFGYQVMDPERFGVVEFDDDFRAISLEEKPAKPKSNWAITGLYFYDSQVVDFARQVKPSARGELEITSINQRYLERGELNVELLGRGFAWLDTGTHDSLIEASTFVQTVEKRQGFKIACLEEIAWRNGWLDDDGLRRAAQALQKTGYGQYLLDILHARPRQY, from the coding sequence ATGAAAGGCATTATTCTGGCTGGCGGCTCCGGCACGCGGTTGCATCCCATCACCCGTGGGATATCCAAGCAGCTGCTGCCGATCTATGACAAGCCGATGATCTATTACCCCCTGTCGGTATTAATGCTGGCGGGCATCCGCGACATCCTGATCATCACCACGCCGGATGATATGCCCCACTTTCAGCGTCTGTTGGGCGACGGCAGCGAATTCGGCATCACGCTGAGTTACGCCGCACAGCCCAGCCCGGATGGGCTGGCACAGGCGTTTATCATCGGTGAAACCTTTCTGAACGGCGAACCGAGCTGCCTGGCGCTGGGCGATAATATCTGGTTCGGCCAGGGCTTCAGCCCCAAGCTGAGGAAAGTCGCGGCGCGATCGCAGGGCGCCACGATCTTCGGCTATCAGGTGATGGATCCGGAACGCTTCGGCGTGGTGGAGTTTGACGATGATTTCCGGGCGATTTCGCTGGAAGAGAAGCCGGCGAAGCCGAAATCGAACTGGGCGATCACCGGCCTTTACTTTTACGACAGCCAGGTGGTCGATTTTGCGCGTCAGGTAAAGCCTTCCGCGCGCGGCGAGCTGGAAATCACCTCTATCAATCAACGCTATCTGGAGCGCGGCGAGCTTAATGTCGAGCTGCTGGGCCGCGGCTTTGCCTGGCTTGATACCGGCACGCACGACAGCCTGATTGAAGCCAGTACCTTTGTGCAAACGGTGGAAAAGCGGCAGGGCTTTAAAATCGCTTGCCTGGAAGAGATCGCCTGGCGCAACGGCTGGCTGGACGACGATGGTCTGCGGCGTGCGGCGCAGGCGCTACAAAAAACCGGCTACGGCCAGTATCTGCTGGATATCCTTCATGCCCGTCCACGCCAGTATTAA
- the rfbB gene encoding dTDP-glucose 4,6-dehydratase, whose amino-acid sequence MKQFLVTGGAGFIGSAVVRHLIQQTAHRVVVVDKLTYAGNLSSLDEIAASDRFAFEQVDICDRAALDRIMAHYQPDYIMHLAAESHVDRSIDSSWPFIETNIVGTWQMLEAARHYWRSLSSDRQQAFVFHHISTDEVFGDLHGSDDFFTETTPYAPSSPYSASKASSDHLARAWMRTYGLPLIVTNCSNNYGPYHFPEKLIPLMIINALAGKPLPVYGKGDQVRDWLYVEDHARALVTVVTEGKAGETYNIGGHNEQRNIDVVETLCDLLDELAPTKPAGVSRYRDLITFVADRPGHDLRYAIDAGKIERELGWRPQETFASGLRKTVQWYLNNARWWRSILDGSYQGERLGLSHSMQDGE is encoded by the coding sequence ATGAAGCAATTCCTGGTCACCGGCGGCGCGGGCTTTATTGGCTCGGCCGTAGTGCGGCATTTGATTCAGCAGACGGCACATCGCGTGGTGGTGGTCGATAAGCTGACCTACGCCGGCAACCTCTCTTCGCTGGACGAGATCGCGGCAAGCGACCGCTTCGCCTTCGAACAGGTCGATATCTGTGACCGCGCGGCGCTGGATCGCATCATGGCGCATTACCAGCCCGACTACATTATGCATCTGGCGGCGGAAAGCCATGTCGATCGTTCGATCGACAGCTCCTGGCCGTTTATTGAAACCAATATCGTCGGCACCTGGCAAATGCTGGAGGCGGCGCGCCACTACTGGCGCAGCCTATCGTCCGACCGCCAGCAGGCCTTTGTATTCCATCATATCTCCACTGACGAAGTGTTCGGCGATCTGCACGGCAGCGATGATTTCTTTACCGAAACCACGCCTTACGCACCGAGCAGTCCGTACTCCGCCAGCAAAGCAAGCAGCGATCATCTGGCACGCGCCTGGATGCGCACTTACGGCCTGCCGTTGATCGTCACCAACTGCTCCAACAATTACGGCCCCTATCACTTCCCGGAAAAGCTGATCCCGCTGATGATCATCAACGCGCTGGCGGGCAAACCGCTGCCGGTGTATGGCAAAGGCGATCAGGTGCGCGACTGGCTCTACGTGGAAGATCACGCCCGCGCGCTGGTGACCGTAGTCACCGAAGGGAAAGCGGGTGAGACGTACAACATTGGCGGCCATAATGAGCAGCGCAATATCGACGTAGTCGAAACGCTATGCGATCTGCTGGATGAGCTGGCGCCGACCAAACCGGCCGGCGTGTCCCGTTATCGCGACCTGATCACCTTTGTCGCCGATCGTCCCGGCCACGACCTGCGTTACGCCATCGACGCCGGTAAAATTGAGCGCGAGCTGGGCTGGCGGCCGCAGGAGACGTTCGCCAGCGGCCTGCGTAAAACGGTGCAGTGGTATCTGAATAACGCGCGCTGGTGGCGCAGCATTCTCGACGGCAGCTATCAGGGCGAGCGGCTTGGGCTTTCCCACTCCATGCAGGACGGCGAGTAA
- the wecC gene encoding UDP-N-acetyl-D-mannosamine dehydrogenase: MSFNTISVIGLGYIGLPTAAAFASRGKKVVGVDINAQAVETINRGEIHIVEPDLDAVVKQAVQAGCLRAVTRPVAADAFLIAVPTPFKGEHQPDMAYVQAAALSLAPALKRGDLVILESTSPVGATEQMAQWLAEARPDLAFPQQQPDSPDVHIAYCPERVLPGQVMVELIKNDRVIGGMTPACSARASELYRIFLEGECVVTNARTAEMCKLTENSFRDVNIAFANELSLICAQQGINVWELIALANRHPRVNILQPGPGVGGHCIAVDPWFIVAQNPELARLIRTAREVNDAKPHWVLDQVKAAVADCLTETGKRADELTIACFGLAFKPNIDDLRESPAMEVAHLIAGWHRGATWVVEPNVKQIPAKLASEATLVSSEQALQQADVLVMLVDHRAFRAVPGEQVAQRWIVDTKGVWR; this comes from the coding sequence ATGAGCTTTAATACCATTTCGGTCATTGGCCTGGGCTATATCGGCCTTCCCACCGCTGCGGCGTTCGCCTCGCGCGGTAAAAAGGTGGTGGGCGTGGATATCAACGCCCAGGCGGTTGAGACTATTAACCGTGGGGAAATTCATATTGTCGAGCCGGACCTGGACGCCGTGGTCAAACAGGCGGTGCAGGCCGGTTGTCTGCGCGCGGTGACCCGCCCGGTCGCGGCCGATGCGTTCCTGATTGCCGTGCCGACGCCGTTTAAAGGTGAGCATCAGCCCGACATGGCCTACGTGCAGGCGGCAGCGCTGTCGCTGGCGCCTGCGTTGAAAAGAGGCGATCTGGTGATTCTGGAATCGACCTCGCCGGTCGGCGCGACCGAACAGATGGCGCAGTGGCTGGCGGAAGCGCGTCCCGATCTCGCTTTTCCGCAGCAGCAGCCCGATAGCCCTGACGTGCATATCGCCTACTGCCCGGAGCGCGTGCTGCCGGGACAGGTGATGGTCGAGCTGATCAAAAACGATCGGGTGATCGGCGGCATGACGCCCGCCTGTTCGGCGCGCGCCAGCGAGCTGTACCGCATCTTCCTTGAAGGGGAGTGCGTCGTCACCAACGCCCGCACCGCAGAAATGTGCAAGCTGACCGAAAACAGCTTCCGCGATGTGAATATCGCCTTCGCTAACGAACTGTCGCTGATTTGCGCGCAGCAGGGCATCAACGTCTGGGAGCTGATCGCGCTGGCCAATCGTCATCCGCGCGTCAACATCCTGCAGCCGGGGCCAGGCGTCGGCGGGCACTGCATTGCTGTCGATCCCTGGTTTATCGTGGCGCAGAACCCGGAGCTGGCGCGCCTGATCCGCACCGCGCGCGAGGTCAATGACGCCAAGCCGCACTGGGTACTGGATCAGGTGAAAGCCGCCGTCGCCGACTGCCTGACCGAAACCGGCAAGCGCGCCGATGAGTTGACCATCGCCTGCTTCGGCCTGGCGTTTAAGCCCAACATCGATGATTTACGCGAAAGCCCGGCGATGGAGGTGGCGCACCTGATCGCTGGCTGGCATCGCGGCGCCACCTGGGTGGTGGAGCCTAACGTGAAGCAGATCCCGGCGAAGCTGGCCAGCGAGGCGACGCTGGTCTCCAGCGAGCAGGCGCTGCAGCAGGCGGACGTGCTGGTGATGCTGGTGGATCACCGCGCTTTCAGAGCGGTGCCGGGCGAGCAGGTGGCCCAGCGCTGGATAGTCGATACCAAAGGAGTATGGCGATGA
- the wecB gene encoding non-hydrolyzing UDP-N-acetylglucosamine 2-epimerase has product MKVLTVFGTRPEAIKMAPLVHALANDDAFDARLCVTAQHREMLDQVLRLFALTPDFDLNIMRPEQGLTEITSRILEGLKGVFATFKPDVVLVHGDTTTTLAASLAAFYHRIPVGHVEAGLRTGDLYSPWPEEANRKLTGHLATWHFTPTETSRQNLLRENLADSRIFVTGNTVIDALFWVRDRILSDRQHYDSLAARYPFLDAAKKLILVTGHRRESFGNGFERICSALATLARQHPDIQIVYPVHLNPNVSEPVKRILSGIDNIILIEPQEYLPFVWLMHRAWLILTDSGGIQEEAPSLGKPVLVMRETTERPEAIEAGTVRLVGTDKEKIVAEVNHLLNNEEAWQAMSRAHNPYGDGHACARILQALKNNRVTL; this is encoded by the coding sequence GTGAAAGTACTGACCGTTTTTGGCACGAGACCGGAAGCCATTAAGATGGCGCCTCTGGTGCATGCGCTGGCGAATGACGATGCATTCGACGCCCGCCTGTGTGTCACGGCCCAGCATCGTGAAATGCTCGATCAGGTATTGCGCCTGTTCGCACTCACGCCCGATTTCGATCTGAATATTATGCGCCCGGAACAGGGGCTGACCGAAATCACCAGCCGTATTCTGGAAGGGCTGAAAGGGGTGTTCGCCACCTTTAAGCCCGACGTGGTATTGGTTCACGGTGATACCACCACCACGCTGGCTGCCAGCCTGGCGGCCTTTTACCACCGTATTCCGGTCGGCCATGTCGAGGCGGGTCTGCGCACCGGCGATCTCTATTCGCCGTGGCCGGAAGAGGCCAACCGTAAGCTCACCGGCCATCTGGCGACCTGGCACTTCACCCCGACCGAAACCTCACGGCAAAATCTGCTGCGCGAAAACCTGGCGGACAGCCGCATTTTCGTCACCGGCAACACGGTGATCGATGCGCTGTTCTGGGTGCGCGATCGCATTCTTTCCGATCGCCAGCATTACGACAGCCTCGCGGCTCGCTACCCTTTCCTCGATGCGGCGAAAAAGCTGATCCTGGTGACGGGACACCGTCGTGAAAGCTTCGGCAACGGCTTTGAGCGTATCTGCAGCGCGCTGGCGACGCTGGCGCGCCAGCATCCCGACATTCAGATTGTCTATCCGGTGCATCTCAATCCGAACGTCAGCGAGCCGGTTAAGCGCATCCTGAGCGGCATCGACAATATTATTCTTATCGAGCCTCAGGAGTATCTGCCTTTTGTCTGGCTGATGCATCGCGCCTGGCTGATCCTGACCGATTCGGGCGGTATCCAGGAAGAAGCGCCGTCACTGGGCAAACCGGTGCTGGTAATGCGCGAAACCACGGAGCGCCCGGAGGCGATTGAGGCCGGCACGGTGCGGCTGGTCGGCACGGACAAAGAGAAGATCGTGGCGGAAGTTAACCATCTGCTGAACAACGAAGAAGCCTGGCAGGCAATGAGCCGCGCGCATAATCCGTATGGCGATGGCCATGCCTGCGCGCGCATTCTGCAGGCGCTAAAAAATAACAGAGTAACGCTATGA
- the wzzE gene encoding ECA polysaccharide chain length modulation protein: MTSDFVDNELDIRGLFCTLWRGKRWIIGLALAGMLLAWIYSLLVKQEWSATAITDRPTVNMIGSYYSQQQFLRNLDVRSSAGALTAPQTTVMDDAYQEFIMQLSSWDTRREFWLQTDYYKHRKNGNVRNDAALLDEMIGNIQFTPADSAKNVSDNVRLVAETSADANNLLRQYVAFASERAARHLNQELSAAWAARTIQLKAQVKRQETVANAVYQRQLHSVGQALKIAQQQGIDQTKTSTPSEQLPDSELFLLGRPMLQARLENLQANGPTYDLDYDQNRAMLDTLNVGPTLDSKFQTYRYLRTPEEPVKRDSPRRAFLMIMWGAIGAIAGAGVALIRRPRA; encoded by the coding sequence ATGACCTCTGATTTCGTGGATAACGAACTGGATATTCGTGGCCTGTTTTGCACGCTGTGGCGCGGCAAACGCTGGATTATTGGGCTGGCGCTGGCTGGCATGTTGCTGGCCTGGATCTACTCGCTGTTGGTCAAACAGGAGTGGAGCGCGACGGCGATTACCGATCGTCCGACGGTAAATATGATTGGCAGCTACTACTCGCAGCAGCAGTTTCTGCGTAACCTGGACGTGCGCAGCAGCGCCGGCGCGCTGACCGCACCCCAGACGACGGTGATGGACGACGCCTACCAGGAATTTATTATGCAGCTCTCCTCATGGGATACCCGCCGCGAGTTCTGGCTGCAGACCGATTACTACAAGCACCGTAAAAACGGCAACGTCCGCAACGACGCCGCGCTGCTGGACGAGATGATCGGCAATATTCAGTTTACGCCGGCCGATAGCGCGAAAAACGTCAGCGATAACGTCAGGCTGGTGGCCGAAACCTCCGCCGACGCCAACAACCTGCTGCGCCAGTATGTCGCTTTCGCCAGCGAACGCGCGGCGCGTCATCTGAATCAGGAGCTGTCGGCAGCCTGGGCTGCGCGCACCATTCAACTGAAAGCGCAGGTCAAACGCCAGGAAACGGTGGCCAATGCAGTTTATCAGCGTCAGCTGCACAGCGTCGGACAGGCACTGAAAATCGCTCAGCAGCAGGGCATCGATCAGACCAAAACCAGCACGCCTTCGGAGCAGCTGCCCGATTCCGAGCTGTTCCTGCTGGGACGGCCGATGCTGCAGGCGCGGCTGGAAAACCTGCAGGCCAACGGGCCGACCTACGATCTGGACTATGATCAAAATCGGGCGATGCTCGATACGTTGAACGTCGGTCCGACGCTGGACAGCAAGTTTCAGACCTACCGCTATTTGCGGACGCCGGAGGAGCCGGTGAAGCGCGACAGTCCGCGTCGGGCGTTCTTAATGATCATGTGGGGCGCAATCGGAGCCATTGCCGGCGCAGGCGTTGCGCTGATTCGCCGTCCTCGTGCCTGA
- the wecA gene encoding UDP-N-acetylglucosamine--undecaprenyl-phosphate N-acetylglucosaminephosphotransferase, translating to MNLLTMSTELGLIFLFSLAFLFFARKAAKKVGLVDRPNYRKRHQGLIPLVGGISVYAGICFTFVITNYYLPHAMLYLACAGVLVLVGALDDRFDISVKIRAVVQAAIAIVMMVVGKLYLLSLGYIIGPMELVVGPFGYVLTLFAVWAAINAFNMVDGIDGLLGGLSCVTFGAMGIILFFDGQHSLAMWCFAMIAATLPYILLNLGVFGKRYKVFMGDAGSTLIGFTIIWILLETTQGVTHPITPVTALWLIAIPLMDMVAIMYRRLRKGMSPFSADRQHIHHLIMRAGFTSRQAFVLITLAAALLAGVGVLGEYLAFIPEWVMLLLFLFAFFLYGYCIKRAWRVARMIKRIKRRLRRANKNKLSG from the coding sequence GTGAATTTACTCACCATGAGTACCGAGCTTGGTCTAATTTTCCTGTTTTCACTGGCATTCCTTTTTTTTGCTCGTAAAGCAGCTAAAAAAGTCGGCCTGGTCGATCGACCTAACTACCGTAAACGTCATCAGGGGCTGATCCCGCTGGTCGGCGGCATTTCCGTCTACGCCGGTATCTGTTTCACCTTCGTTATTACCAACTACTATCTGCCGCACGCCATGCTCTATCTGGCCTGCGCGGGGGTGCTGGTGCTGGTGGGGGCGCTGGATGACCGTTTTGACATCAGCGTTAAAATCCGCGCCGTGGTGCAGGCCGCGATCGCCATTGTGATGATGGTGGTCGGCAAACTCTATCTGCTCAGTCTTGGCTATATCATCGGCCCGATGGAGCTGGTGGTGGGGCCGTTTGGCTACGTGCTGACGCTGTTTGCCGTTTGGGCCGCGATCAACGCCTTTAATATGGTTGACGGCATTGATGGCCTGCTGGGCGGGCTCTCCTGCGTCACCTTCGGCGCGATGGGTATCATTCTCTTCTTCGACGGCCAGCACAGCCTGGCGATGTGGTGCTTCGCCATGATTGCCGCCACGCTGCCTTATATCCTGTTGAACCTCGGCGTGTTCGGCAAACGCTATAAGGTCTTTATGGGCGATGCGGGCAGTACGCTGATCGGCTTCACCATCATCTGGATCTTGCTGGAAACCACTCAGGGGGTGACCCATCCCATCACGCCGGTTACCGCGCTGTGGCTGATTGCCATTCCGCTGATGGATATGGTGGCGATCATGTATCGCCGGTTGCGCAAAGGCATGAGCCCTTTTTCCGCCGATCGTCAGCACATTCATCATTTGATCATGCGCGCCGGGTTTACTTCTCGTCAGGCGTTTGTCCTGATTACGCTTGCCGCTGCGCTGCTGGCCGGCGTCGGCGTGCTGGGCGAATATCTGGCGTTTATCCCTGAATGGGTGATGCTGCTGCTGTTTTTGTTCGCTTTCTTCCTTTATGGCTATTGCATCAAGCGAGCCTGGCGCGTTGCCCGCATGATCAAACGCATCAAGCGCCGCCTGCGTCGCGCCAATAAAAATAAGCTTTCAGGCTAA